From Candidatus Methylopumilus planktonicus, a single genomic window includes:
- a CDS encoding MBL fold metallo-hydrolase, whose translation MELTILGAGSSAGTPVVGCNCQTCMSTNPKNKRTRCSSLIKLGTGEHILIDTSPDLRFQSLRESISRVDAVLYTHTHADHLHGIDDLRAFCQMHKIQIPIYGKKEALDHIALKFGYALSEPKGFWEMPVLKAIPIKEAFSLFNELVVPIPVMHGKLEIYGYRIGNLAYLTDVSHIPENSMKLLEGLDILLLDCLRIKEHHTHINLEQSLMFANQIKAKKTYLIHMTHDLEYESLKKELPDHIDVGYDGLKITIN comes from the coding sequence ATCGAATTAACTATTCTTGGTGCCGGTTCTAGCGCAGGGACGCCTGTTGTTGGCTGTAATTGCCAGACTTGCATGTCAACCAATCCAAAAAATAAACGTACGCGCTGCTCTTCACTTATTAAATTGGGAACAGGAGAGCATATTCTTATTGATACGAGCCCAGACTTACGCTTTCAATCATTAAGAGAATCTATTTCTAGAGTTGATGCAGTACTTTATACACATACGCACGCTGATCATCTTCATGGTATTGATGATTTGAGAGCTTTTTGTCAGATGCATAAGATACAAATACCTATTTACGGAAAGAAAGAAGCACTTGACCATATTGCCTTAAAATTTGGTTATGCTTTAAGTGAGCCAAAGGGTTTTTGGGAAATGCCGGTATTAAAAGCTATACCCATTAAAGAAGCATTCAGTCTTTTTAACGAACTTGTTGTACCCATTCCTGTTATGCATGGAAAATTAGAAATATATGGTTATCGGATAGGTAACTTAGCTTATCTGACTGACGTATCTCATATCCCTGAAAATTCAATGAAACTTTTAGAGGGTCTAGATATCTTATTACTGGACTGTTTGCGCATAAAAGAACATCACACACATATCAATCTTGAACAGAGTTTGATGTTTGCCAATCAAATAAAAGCCAAGAAAACATATTTGATTCATATGACACATGATTTAGAATATGAGTCATTAAAGAAAGAATTACCTGATCATATCGATGTAGGGTACGACGGGCTTAAAATCACCATCAATTAA
- a CDS encoding DUF2845 domain-containing protein, translating into MPTLFKKLLFIFIALGFSFQVLAEGKKLYTENEFLDAFGAKSKEKVLQILGEPARKEMSVKPTNASSVIGRPTEKGVGSSNRVNIEMWYYNNLVKSDGKNTWKQTELTIMNGKVNNIGFFNNR; encoded by the coding sequence ATGCCAACATTATTTAAAAAATTACTATTTATATTCATAGCTTTAGGGTTTTCTTTTCAAGTGCTTGCTGAGGGAAAGAAACTCTATACAGAAAATGAGTTTCTCGATGCTTTCGGGGCCAAATCTAAAGAAAAAGTACTACAAATTTTAGGTGAGCCTGCCAGGAAAGAAATGTCTGTAAAGCCTACTAATGCAAGTTCTGTGATTGGAAGACCTACAGAAAAAGGTGTAGGCTCTAGTAACCGTGTCAATATTGAGATGTGGTACTACAATAATCTTGTGAAATCTGACGGAAAAAATACCTGGAAACAGACTGAGCTCACGATTATGAATGGTAAAGTTAATAATATAGGTTTCTTTAATAACCGATAA
- a CDS encoding tetratricopeptide repeat protein — protein MKIKKHFLVILLSVFFSTNTFSKEPIKSCDELLSDNQYEDALKTKKGEFKSAFCHGKVNLRLKNFDEAINNFKLADKLSKNDTDHFMADLLMGMTLKEAKRLDDALSHLKNSYSHLKANKPFKRLYLVEIAETLLLLSKYDEAANTFLEAYSAAANDEERAANLDRAAFSYSLLKNYTKAIEYELKANLAFDRTGLLGEYAESGINLALYYLEANDLASSERTLLKFEKFSRENGGMYYLAKVLFAQSKYYKKKLNIDLSMSKLDEANKIANDIGAEDLKTLFSTI, from the coding sequence ATGAAAATTAAAAAACATTTTTTAGTAATACTATTGAGCGTATTTTTTTCTACAAATACTTTTTCTAAAGAGCCAATCAAATCATGTGATGAGCTATTAAGTGATAACCAATATGAAGATGCCTTAAAAACAAAAAAGGGTGAATTCAAATCTGCTTTTTGTCATGGGAAAGTTAATTTAAGGCTTAAAAATTTCGATGAGGCTATAAATAACTTTAAGCTAGCGGATAAGTTATCAAAAAATGATACTGATCATTTTATGGCTGATTTACTAATGGGTATGACATTAAAAGAAGCTAAAAGATTAGATGATGCCCTTTCACATTTAAAAAATTCTTATTCACATTTAAAAGCCAATAAACCTTTTAAGCGTCTTTATTTAGTTGAAATTGCTGAGACTTTATTACTCCTTAGTAAGTATGATGAAGCTGCAAATACATTCCTTGAGGCTTATTCAGCAGCTGCCAATGATGAAGAACGTGCGGCTAATCTTGATCGAGCTGCTTTTTCATATTCATTACTTAAGAATTATACGAAAGCTATCGAGTATGAGTTAAAGGCTAATTTGGCTTTCGATCGTACTGGTTTGTTAGGTGAATATGCAGAATCTGGGATTAATCTTGCTTTATATTATTTGGAGGCTAATGATCTAGCTTCATCTGAAAGAACGCTATTGAAATTTGAGAAGTTTTCACGAGAGAATGGGGGAATGTACTATCTTGCTAAAGTTTTGTTTGCCCAAAGTAAGTATTACAAAAAGAAATTAAATATCGATCTTAGTATGTCTAAGTTAGATGAGGCAAATAAGATTGCTAATGACATTGGAGCAGAGGACTTAAAAACGCTTTTTAGTACTATTTAG
- the ligA gene encoding NAD-dependent DNA ligase LigA — protein MKPDKENIKNKIQELIEKISAFDYQYYVLDNPSISDFEYDTIFRSLVDLENANPELIRSDSPSQRVGGKALDAFESVIHRQAMLSLNNAFEEAELMAFDKRIKDDIGIDELEYAVEPKFDGLAITLTYEDGIFVQGATRGDGYTGENVTHNLKTIRSIPTKLNHINPPKILEVRGEVLMLKKDFELLNQKQESLGEKKFANPRNAAAGSLRQLDPRITATRPLTFFSYGLGISEPNLNLKTHTETIQLLKKFNLPISDLSTSVKGVKGLQGFYDKVLKLRDSLAYDIDGVVYKVNSFNYQNELGFVSRAPRWAIAHKFPAEEAVTEILDINVQVGRTGAITPVARLKPVFVGGVTVTNATLHNEDEMIRKDVHIGDIVSVRRAGDVIPEIVRVLLDKRPKTITKFKIPTECPECSSPLVRIDDEAIIRCSGGLICPAQQKQSIIHFASRKAMDIEGLGDKSVEQLVTVGLIHGLPDIFKLELQQLVSLDRMAEKSGQNLLDAIEKSKLTSLPRFIYALGIRNVGESTAKDLAGFYGDLNEIMKQTEESLQLVPDIGPTVAKSISDFFMQTKNREVIKSLIELGVHWPKHDIKKSASGIFATKTFVLTGTLPSMSRDDAKSIIEMNGGKVAGSVSKKTDYVVAGSDAGSKLATAQELGVKIISQEELLKLII, from the coding sequence ATGAAGCCTGATAAAGAAAATATTAAGAATAAAATTCAAGAGCTAATCGAAAAGATAAGCGCATTCGATTATCAATATTATGTTTTAGACAATCCTTCTATTTCAGATTTTGAATACGACACAATCTTTAGGTCACTTGTTGATTTAGAGAATGCAAATCCAGAGCTAATTCGATCTGATTCACCTTCCCAAAGGGTAGGGGGTAAGGCACTAGATGCTTTTGAGAGTGTTATTCATCGTCAAGCTATGTTATCTCTAAATAACGCTTTCGAAGAGGCTGAGCTTATGGCTTTTGATAAGCGCATTAAAGATGATATTGGTATTGATGAATTGGAATATGCAGTTGAGCCGAAATTTGACGGACTTGCAATCACACTCACTTATGAAGATGGTATTTTTGTTCAGGGTGCGACACGGGGTGATGGCTACACAGGGGAAAATGTCACACATAATTTAAAAACTATTCGTTCAATACCAACTAAACTCAATCATATTAATCCACCTAAAATTTTAGAAGTGAGAGGTGAGGTTTTGATGCTTAAAAAAGACTTTGAATTACTAAATCAAAAGCAGGAATCTTTAGGCGAAAAAAAATTTGCAAATCCAAGAAATGCGGCTGCAGGAAGTTTAAGGCAGCTTGATCCCAGAATAACAGCAACAAGACCACTTACATTTTTTTCTTATGGTTTGGGTATAAGCGAACCCAATTTAAATTTAAAAACTCATACGGAAACAATTCAACTTCTAAAAAAATTTAATTTACCTATTTCTGATTTATCTACAAGTGTTAAAGGTGTAAAAGGCTTGCAAGGTTTTTATGACAAGGTATTAAAGTTAAGAGACTCACTAGCCTATGACATCGATGGCGTAGTATATAAAGTTAATTCCTTTAATTATCAAAATGAGTTGGGTTTTGTATCACGCGCTCCTCGATGGGCTATCGCCCATAAATTTCCGGCTGAAGAAGCAGTGACTGAAATTTTAGACATCAATGTTCAGGTGGGTCGAACAGGGGCTATAACGCCTGTAGCGCGATTGAAACCAGTCTTCGTAGGTGGTGTAACTGTGACGAATGCAACCCTTCATAATGAAGATGAGATGATTCGCAAAGATGTTCATATTGGAGATATTGTAAGCGTTCGAAGAGCAGGGGATGTGATTCCTGAAATTGTAAGGGTGTTACTTGATAAGAGACCCAAGACAATTACGAAATTTAAAATACCAACAGAATGTCCAGAATGTAGCTCACCTCTTGTCAGAATTGATGATGAAGCAATCATTCGTTGTTCAGGCGGCCTAATTTGTCCTGCACAACAAAAGCAATCTATTATTCATTTTGCATCTCGAAAGGCTATGGATATCGAAGGATTAGGAGATAAATCTGTTGAACAATTAGTTACCGTAGGCCTGATTCACGGGTTACCTGATATTTTCAAATTAGAACTTCAACAATTAGTCAGTCTTGATCGTATGGCAGAAAAATCGGGTCAGAACTTATTAGATGCTATTGAAAAAAGCAAATTAACGTCATTACCTCGATTTATTTATGCGCTTGGTATTCGGAATGTAGGTGAGTCTACCGCTAAAGATCTTGCTGGCTTCTATGGTGATTTAAATGAAATCATGAAACAAACGGAAGAAAGCTTACAGCTTGTGCCTGATATTGGCCCCACAGTTGCAAAATCGATCAGTGATTTTTTTATGCAAACTAAGAACAGGGAAGTTATTAAATCTTTAATAGAGTTAGGCGTTCATTGGCCTAAACACGATATTAAAAAATCTGCTTCAGGAATATTTGCAACTAAAACTTTTGTGCTCACTGGAACTTTACCTTCGATGTCACGTGACGATGCTAAATCAATCATTGAGATGAACGGGGGAAAGGTAGCAGGAAGTGTTTCTAAAAAAACTGATTATGTTGTTGCGGGATCAGATGCTGGAAGTAAGCTAGCCACTGCTCAAGAACTTGGTGTTAAAATTATTTCACAAGAAGAGCTTTTGAAACTTATAATTTAA
- a CDS encoding cell division protein ZipA C-terminal FtsZ-binding domain-containing protein — MIIFNWIRLVQYRKQNHAEKSFLYKDENGLSPEEKNPYDQDLSISEKYLLSNLPKNIYRDIDAIAFIRLNKATHATSKLNLRDFIELPHAYCFIRRNEDEWQSTEDLTGSASFDQILIAIQLVDRQGPISQAHTQTFRMLSEKTKNDLDGSLIWLSHSNIEEDAKELNQFCALVDHMMTLTLIPKNNGMFDNEKLIETLKIDGFKVNKDGYHEFKGRDKHPLFRVTSLNQQPLSFNLDPYIQGILFQMDLPLTLSCKESFDAMLESITNFQKELECMLVDSNKKELNVNHIERIRYQVEKIENQMVAKNIIPGSSCARRLFS, encoded by the coding sequence ATGATCATTTTTAACTGGATCCGTCTTGTCCAGTACCGAAAACAAAACCATGCTGAAAAATCTTTTTTATATAAAGATGAAAATGGTTTAAGCCCGGAAGAAAAAAATCCTTATGATCAAGATCTAAGCATCTCAGAAAAATATTTACTTTCGAACTTACCAAAAAATATCTATCGTGATATTGATGCTATTGCCTTTATAAGGCTTAACAAAGCAACCCATGCCACTTCTAAATTAAACCTAAGAGACTTTATTGAACTTCCTCATGCGTATTGTTTCATTCGTAGAAATGAAGATGAATGGCAGTCTACAGAGGACTTAACTGGCTCAGCTTCATTCGATCAAATACTTATAGCTATTCAGTTGGTAGATCGCCAAGGCCCAATTTCACAAGCACACACTCAGACATTTCGAATGCTCTCAGAGAAAACTAAGAATGATTTAGATGGAAGCCTAATTTGGCTTTCCCATTCGAATATAGAAGAAGATGCAAAAGAACTTAATCAATTTTGCGCTCTTGTCGACCACATGATGACTTTAACTCTAATCCCTAAAAATAATGGCATGTTCGACAATGAAAAGCTTATTGAAACATTAAAAATAGATGGTTTTAAAGTAAACAAAGATGGCTATCATGAATTCAAGGGTCGTGATAAGCACCCTTTATTTCGGGTAACTTCTTTAAATCAACAGCCCTTAAGTTTTAATCTTGATCCGTATATTCAAGGCATTCTTTTTCAAATGGATTTGCCACTTACCTTGAGTTGTAAAGAATCGTTTGACGCAATGTTGGAGTCGATTACTAATTTTCAAAAAGAACTTGAATGTATGCTTGTTGATTCCAATAAAAAAGAATTAAATGTTAACCATATTGAGCGCATTAGATATCAGGTTGAAAAAATTGAAAATCAAATGGTAGCTAAAAATATAATACCTGGAAGCTCATGCGCACGAAGACTATTTTCTTAA